One region of Peribacillus simplex genomic DNA includes:
- the trpE gene encoding anthranilate synthase component I: MNNLDEKKILRFKMETIEGDIHTPIAIFQKLDDEQKFLLESSNSHHDNGRYSYLGSNPYLEVTSLADQVIVKDPETGDEFVKSINIIEFLKSELLVEIGEAPVHLPPFNGGAIGYMGYDIIRLYENIGPVPPDSLQMPDAHFLFFKELYIFDHVLQKIHLLTAEEDGEKSLLGMKEKINQASKPSKEISSEYLEFNSNFSQDEFEKMVLEIKAAIVAGEVFQVVLSQRFKADFDGEPFDAYRRLRLANPSPYMFYIEFGEYTIIGSSPESLINVSSGMVHVNPIAGTRPRGKTDEEDKGFEKSLLMDEKELAEHKMLVDLGRNDLGRVCEIGSIHLTEEMEIQRYQHVMHIASKVSGKLREGFTSLDALTVCLPAGTVSGAPKIRAMELINELENCKRGMYSGSIGFIGFGGDLDMALAIRTMIIKDGKAYVQAGAGIVYDSDPKTEYEETQNKARALMEVHTK; the protein is encoded by the coding sequence ATGAACAATTTGGATGAAAAAAAAATACTTCGCTTTAAAATGGAAACAATTGAAGGGGATATTCATACACCCATCGCAATATTTCAAAAATTAGATGATGAACAGAAATTTTTATTGGAAAGTTCGAATTCGCATCATGACAACGGCCGCTACTCTTATCTAGGCTCAAACCCATACCTGGAGGTGACTTCACTTGCTGATCAAGTAATTGTGAAAGACCCTGAAACAGGTGACGAATTCGTAAAGAGCATCAATATCATCGAGTTTCTAAAAAGTGAATTGTTAGTGGAGATAGGTGAGGCCCCCGTACATCTTCCTCCATTTAATGGAGGCGCGATCGGATATATGGGTTATGATATCATTCGCCTATATGAAAATATTGGCCCGGTGCCTCCTGATTCTCTGCAGATGCCTGATGCACATTTTCTTTTTTTTAAAGAGCTGTATATATTCGACCATGTCCTGCAGAAGATTCATCTGTTGACCGCGGAAGAAGATGGTGAAAAAAGTTTATTGGGGATGAAGGAAAAAATCAATCAGGCAAGCAAACCGTCAAAAGAAATATCGTCGGAATATTTGGAATTCAATTCGAATTTCAGTCAGGATGAATTCGAGAAAATGGTCCTTGAAATTAAAGCGGCGATTGTGGCTGGTGAGGTGTTCCAAGTTGTTTTATCACAACGATTTAAGGCGGACTTCGATGGGGAGCCTTTCGATGCCTACCGTCGTCTGCGATTAGCTAACCCATCTCCTTATATGTTTTATATTGAATTTGGTGAATATACCATTATCGGGTCGTCTCCAGAAAGTTTGATCAATGTTTCATCAGGAATGGTTCATGTTAATCCCATTGCCGGTACACGGCCGAGAGGGAAAACGGATGAAGAAGATAAAGGCTTCGAAAAAAGCCTGCTGATGGATGAAAAGGAACTTGCCGAGCATAAGATGCTTGTTGATTTGGGTAGGAATGATCTTGGCAGGGTTTGCGAAATCGGTTCAATCCACCTTACCGAGGAAATGGAAATTCAAAGATATCAGCATGTCATGCATATTGCTTCAAAGGTTAGCGGAAAGCTTAGGGAAGGGTTCACGAGTTTAGATGCGCTGACGGTCTGCCTCCCTGCTGGGACAGTTTCGGGTGCTCCTAAAATCAGGGCAATGGAGCTGATTAATGAACTGGAAAATTGTAAACGCGGGATGTATTCGGGATCGATAGGATTCATAGGTTTTGGAGGGGATCTTGATATGGCTTTAGCCATTCGGACGATGATCATAAAAGATGGCAAGGCATATGTACAGGCAGGAGCAGGTATTGTATATGATTCAGATCCAAAAACGGAATATGAAGAAACACAAAATAAAGCACGCGCTCTTATGGAGGTTCACACAAAATGA